The Miscanthus floridulus cultivar M001 chromosome 7, ASM1932011v1, whole genome shotgun sequence genome includes a region encoding these proteins:
- the LOC136466864 gene encoding uncharacterized protein encodes MDHPWRFLAGAGTGADLCPVCCARHFPFCPPPPLPPRPFPYDLQPPPPPPPPNPFPYDFHPPPPPPPMWGPPPPGPHDPRPYELPGREGPHKRMRVGEAPPFDPYDFVPPPPLGRASVEGNRLLGLIRDHGRNPLPGCPPDGGFGYGGGRFYPRQGDDFTDFDQKLPPPMPIDDRHNGFGQGFVIEEAPYRKYFDVANHHFHQFHPEALPGVPLHPPLPLYPEAANPHGSHAWHLEAGAVPPPAEPPFPSNQDYRAALLRPTANSSLFPVLSGSPTTEIIPSTTRTLPQAHPMPNTNRYDGHINDQGPGFIYRPQSEQSLIDGRPTSAHYSLENSKVTIINACDLFKPPLRVSRPDHIVIILRGLPGSGKSYLAKALRDLEVENGANAPRIHSMDDYFMIEVEKKVEDTEGSKSSSASKGRRQLTKKVIEYCYEPEMEETYRSSMLKAFSKTLDEGNFTFVIVDDRNLRVADFAQFWATAKKSGYEVYLLEAPYKDPTGCAARNVHGFTLDEIKKMAADWEEAPPLYLQLDIHSLFHDDNLRGHSIQEVDMDTEDVDDANDTTSIIAENSQKAVQDPPYEGFSKPEEKWNSEVEDDLDGLKELGQSKWSTDFEDDTEKSKNTEENTHALSGLAQTYSTGRKRVSWGDRFEKGGFSISATKRKLTSSLVIGPGSGYNLVSNPLAEDDSTGTKGKTNNETKRRFSEQLRVEGESFRAVFDKTKQSIGVFENGDEE; translated from the exons ATGGACCATCCGTGGCGCTTCCTCGCGGGCGCCGGCACCGGCGCAGACCTCTGCCCTGTCTGTTGCGCGCGCCACTTCCCCTTCTGCCCGCCGCCGCCTCTCCCGCCGCGTCCCTTCCCCTACGACCTCCAGCCGCCGCCACCCCCTCCCCCGCCGAACCCCTTCCCATACGACTtccacccgccgccgccaccgccgccgatgTGGGGCCCTCCACCTCCCGGGCCGCACGACCCGCGTCCCTACGAGCTCCCCGGCAGGGAGGGGCCTCACAAGCGGATGCGCGTGGGCGAGGCACCACCGTTCGATCCGTACGACTTTGTGCCTCCACCGCCGCTGGGAAGGGCTTCTGTGGAGGGCAATCGGCTGCTCGGCCTGATCCGGGACCATGGCCGCAATCCACTTCCTGGTTGCCCACCTGACGGCGGCTTTGGTTACGGAGGAGGTAGATTCTATCCCCGGCAAGGAGATGATTTTACGGATTTTGACCAAAAGTTGCCACCTCCCATGCCGATTGATGATAGGCATAATGGCTTCGGTCAAGGTTTTGTGATCGAAGAAGCCCCTTACCGGAAGTATTTTGACGTTGCCAATCACCATTTCCATCAGTTCCACCCAGAGGCATTGCCTGGTGTGCCGCTGCACCCTCCACTGCCTCTCTATCCTGAGGCAGCCAATCCCCATGGTTCACATGCTTGGCATCTTGAGGCAGGTGCTGTGccaccaccagcagagcctcCATTCCCCTCTAACCAGGATTACCGTGCTGCACTGCTACGGCCAACTGCAAATTCGTCATTGTTTCCTGTCCTTTCTGGTTCTCCAACAACGGAAATTATTCCATCGACCACTCGTACCTTGCCTCAAGCTCATCCGATGCCAAACACAAACCGTTATGATGGACACATCAACGATCAG GGGCCAGGTTTCATTTATCGACCGCAGTCAGAGCAGAGCTTGATAGATGGAAGGCCGACCAGTGCACATTATTCTCTGGAAAATTCCAAAGTCACGATCATCAATGCTTGTGATTTGTTCAAGCCGCCCCTTCGTGTTTCACGCCCTGACCATATTGTTATCATCCTCAGAGGGCTTCCAG GTAGTGGAAAGAGTTATCTGGCAAAGGCATTGCGCGATCTTGAAGTTGAGAATGGTGCAAATGCGCCTAGGATCCACTCCATGGATGATTATTTCATGATTGAAGTTGAGAAG AAAGTGGAAGACACTGAAGGCTCTAAATCTTCTAGTGCATCAAAAGGGAGGAGGCAGTTGACCAAGAAAGTGATTGAGTATTGTTATGAGCCGGAAATGGAGGAG ACGTACAGGTCAAGCATGTTGAAGGCATTTTCAAAGACCCTTGATGAAGGAAATTTTACATTTGTGATTG TGGATGACCGCAATCTGCGGGTAGCTGATTTTGCTCAATTTTGGGCAACTGCGAAG AAATCAGGCTATGAGGTGTACTTGCTGGAGGCACCATACAAGGATCCAACG GGCTGTGCTGCAAGGAATGTGCACGGATTTACATTGGATGAGATAAAAAAGATGGCAGCAGACTGGGAGGAGGCTCCACCACTGTATCTGCAGCTAGATATACAT TCATTGTTCCATGATGATAACCTTCGTGGCCATTCTATACAAGAG GTAGATATGGACACTGAGGATGTTGATGATGCTAATGACACAACTAGCATCATTGCTGAGAACTCGCAGAAGGCTGTACAGGATCCACCATATGAAG GCTTCTCAAAGCCAGAGGAGAAGTGGAACTCAGAAGTAGAAGATGACCTGGATGGCTTAAAAGAGCTAGGACAGAGTAAATGGTCAACAGATTTTGAGGatgacactgaaaagtctaaaaATACAGAGGAAAACACACATGCTCTTTCTGGCCTGGCCCAGACATATAGCACTGGACGCAAAAGAGTCAGTTGGGGTGATCGG TTTGAAAAGGGTGGGTTTTCCATTTCTGCAACTAAAAGAAAACTTACTTCGTCACTAGTCATAGGGCCTGGATCTGGGTACAATTTG GTCTCCAACCCTTTGGCTGAAGATGATTCCACAGGGACAAAAGGGAAGACAAACAACGAGACCAAAAGACGGTTCAGTGAACAACTTCGTGTTGAAGGTGAATCCTTCAGGGCAGTTTTTGACAAGACAAAGCAGAGCATTGGAGTTTTTGAGAATGGAGATGAGGAATAA